One genomic window of Cryptococcus neoformans var. neoformans JEC21 chromosome 13 sequence includes the following:
- a CDS encoding cytoplasm protein, putative, which yields MPSTAQNTLPLPYAQVAAQPRREQRQPTRTSKLGSKLKVLPTQPETPTIPEEEEDDDGTGRALADHDESEGVEFYTPISQIPKGTARRDAQRLTKSEKAKLPRVTAYCTAATYNLQAMQAYLASRPAYHRTHPRMFDTECLHTPYLPPPTLGPHGMSAHRNSPRLKPVSGAGHVPEGDLLNLGNDYSSTAHKRASSPSRSNQNQNQNEVKRQPGFSKRPGSGRKKSSSGSTSKDTGADGMTDSEREEDDDFEDEWIPDVFLFEYGCVVLWGMTEREEKKFLASIKRFEIERLSAEDVEMEDLNFYYADYSRIYNDVITLRKGSSYMTKLSLSHALSQSVKISLFEELIMGTIEQTKDIPKSLSETGKIGLPRSEIMKQIGNLFILRININLVGSILDSPEFFWTFPDLEPLYNAARSYLEIGQRVELLNARVDVLQDMLKLLKESVNSSHGERLEAIVIFLIGIEIVLGIITILVDLSFS from the exons ATGCCGTCCACGGCCCAGAACACGCTGCCCCTGCCGTATGCGCAGGTGGCGGCACAGCCAAGGCGAGAGCAGAGACAGCCCACACG AACATCCAAGCTCGGCAGCA AGCTCAAGGTCCTCCCGACCCAGCCAGAGACCCCCACCATcccagaggaggaagaggacgacgaTGGGACAGGCCGCGCACTTGCCGATCACGACGAGTCTGAAGGCGTCGAG TTCTACACGCCCATCTCCCAGATCCCAAAGGGCACAGCCCGTCGAGACGCCCAGCGTCTCACCAAGTCCGAAAAAGCCAAGCTCCCGCGGGTGACAGCGTACTGTACCGCAGC CACGTACAACCTGCAGGCGATGCAAGCCTACCTCGCCTCCCGCCCGGCATACCACCGCACCCACCCGCGCATGTTCGACACCGAATGTCTACACACGCCATACCTGCCCCCTCCCACCCTGGGCCCGCACGGCATGTCAGCCCATAGAAATTCTCCGAGGCTGAAACCTGTCTCTGGAGCTGGTCATGTACCAGAAGGGGATTTGCTCAATTTAGGGAATGACTATTCATCAACGGCTCATAAACGTGCCAGCTCGCCAAGCCGATCTAACCAGAACCAAAACCAAAACGAGGTAAAGCGCCAACCGGGGTTCTCTAAACGACCCGGTAGCGGGCGCAAGAAATCCTCTTCTGGGTCAACGTCCAAAGACACCGGCGCGGATGGGATGACGGATAgtgagagggaagaggatgatgactttgaagaCGAATGGATCCCGGACGTGTTCCTGTTCGAGTATGGGTGCGTCGTGCTTTGGGGAATGACGGAaagggaggagaaaaagttCTTGGCTAGCAT AAAGAGGTTTGAAATTGAGAGATTATCAGCCGAAGACGTCGAGATGGAGGACCTCAATTTTTACTATGCCGATTACTCTCG TATATACAACGACGTAATCACGTTGCGTAAAGGATCTTCCTACAT GACAAAACTCTCCCTTTCACATGCGCTCTCCCAATCCGTCAAGATATCACTATTCGAAGAACTCATCATGGGTACGATCGAGCAAACGAAAGATATCCCCAAGAGCCTTTCCGAAACTGGAAAAATTGGC TTGCCAAGAAGTGAGATTATGAAGCAGATCGGAAACCTTTTCATTCTGCGTATCAATATCAACCTCGTCGGGTCTATCCTCGATTCTCCC GAATTCTTCTGGACATTCCCCGACCTCGAACCACTCTACAACGCCGCCCGGTCATACCTCGAAATCGGCCAACGTGTCGAACTCTTAAACGCCCGTGTAGATGTTTTGCAGGATATGCTCAAgttgttgaaggagagTGTGAATTCGAGTCATGGAGAGAGGTTGGAGGCTATTGTCATTTTCTTAAT TGGAATTGAGATTGTCCTCGGTATCATCACCATTCTTGTCGATCTCAGTTTCTCGTAG
- a CDS encoding meiotic recombination-related protein, putative produces MSDNEEEFGASFESVDELQQHGINALDIAKLKSAGIVTILGVAQTPRKNLLKIKGLSEAKVEKLKETCTKILPPAFLTGTEIADRRANVVYITTGSKSVDAMLGGGIATQSITEVFGEYRTGKTQLCHTLCVSTQLPEDQGGGSGKVAYIDTEGTFRPDRVRAVADRFGVDSNMALDNVLCARAWSSEHQCDLLVDLAIRFVEERAYKLLIVDSIMNLFRQDYSGRGELSERQQKLNQFLARLQKLAEEFNIAIVLTNQVQADPGAAAMFAAASSAKPVGGHILAHASATRIALRKGRGDERIAKLQDSPDMPEGEATYTLRTGGWEDPS; encoded by the exons ATGTCTGATAACGAAGAA GAATTCGGCGCCAGCTTTGAG TCTGTGGATGAGCTGCAGCAGCAT GGTATCAACGCCTTAGATATCGCCAAGCTCAAATCAGCGGGCATCGTTACTATCCTCGGTGTCGCCCAAACCCCTCGAAAGAACTTGCTGAAGATTAAG GGTCTGTCCGAAGCCAAGGTTGAAAAACTCAAG GAAACATGCACTAAAATCCTC CCCCCCGCTTTTCTCACTGGCACAGAAATTGCAGACCGTCGAGCCAACGTCGTCTACATAACAACCGGATCCAAGTCAGTTGATGCTATGTTAGGTGGAGGAATCGCTACTCAAAGCATCACGGAAGTGTTCGGCGAATATAGAACTGGAAAG ACCCAGCTTTGTCATACCTTGTGCGTCTCTACTCAGCTACCCGAAGATCAAGGTGGTGGTAGCGGTAAAGTTGCTTATATCGATACGGA AGGTACCTTCCGACCTGACCGAGTCCGCGCTGTAGCAGACCGCTTCGGCGTCGACTCCAACATGGCTCTTGATAACGTTCTTTGCGCACGAGCCTGGAGCTCCGAACATCAGTGTGATTTACTGGTAGATCTGGCCATTCGCTTTGTAGAAGAACGGGCATACAAGTTATTGATCGTGGATAGTATCATGAACCTTTTTC GTCAAGATTACTCGGGCCGAGGTGAACTTTCCGAAAGACAGCAG AAACTAAACCAGTTCCTCGCACGTCTTCAAAAGCTCGCGGAAGAGTTCAACATTGCAATCGTCTTAACCAATCAAGTACAGGCTGACCCAGGT GCTGCTGCAATGTTCGCTGCTGCATCCAGCGCCAAGCCCGTAGGAGGCCACATTCTCGCCCATGC CTCTGCAACTCGTATTGCACTCCGTAAAGGTCGAGGAGACGAACGTATTGCCAAGCTGCAAGACTCGCCTGATATGCCCGAGGGAGAAGCCACCTATACTCTTCGTACCGG GGGCTGGGAAGACCCAAGCTAA